The following coding sequences lie in one Arachis hypogaea cultivar Tifrunner chromosome 9, arahy.Tifrunner.gnm2.J5K5, whole genome shotgun sequence genomic window:
- the LOC112711486 gene encoding zinc finger protein ZAT5-like translates to METPEELTLGSKDHTNIVKGKRTKRVRPQSPIPFSVAAAEEEGGENNIPSQQQEEEKEDIIYNANANGNTATTSSVGPRDSTEEEEDMANCLILLAQGQSRESPRRPAAVAEEEGGGTSYNKYSSRKFLEAAGVGVGYGGGRTGGYYVYECKTCNRTFPSFQALGGHRASHKKPKAAIPAISIHQERKQPPPLFSSDEEEFQFKNTTANKSSFLQLNTRGNNLYSNNNNKSKVHECSICGAEFTSGQALGGHMRRHRAPVGTNTNTNTNTTLSLTTTTTAAAMEADEEQPKKKTKVLSLDLDLNLPAPEDQDQRESKFAFVSKQPPTQPQPQPQKQQPQTSLVFSTTPALVDCHY, encoded by the coding sequence ATGGAAACACCAGAGGAACTCACCTTGGGTTCCAAAGACCATACCAACATTGTCAAAGGCAAGAGAACAAAGAGGGTAAGGCCTCAATCCCCCATCCCCTTCTCCGTCGCGGcagcagaagaagaaggaggggAGAATAATATACCATcgcaacaacaagaagaagaaaaagaagatattaTTTACAATGCGAATGCGAATGGCAACACAGCAACTACTTCTTCCGTGGGTCCACGAGACAGCACGGAAGAAGAGGAGGACATGGCCAACTGCCTCATCCTGTTAGCACAAGGACAATCCAGGGAATCCCCAAGACGCCCGGCCGCCGtagcagaagaagaaggaggaggaacaaGCTACAACAAGTACAGCAGTAGGAAGTTTCTAGAAGCTGCCGGAGTCGGCGTTGGGTACGGAGGAGGAAGAACAGGAGGATATTATGTATACGAGTGCAAAACATGTAACAGGACATTTCCATCTTTTCAAGCACTTGGTGGACACAGGGCAAGCCACAAGAAACCCAAGGCCGCCATTCCTGCAATCTCCATTCACCAAGAAAGAAAACAACCACCGCCATTGTTCTCCTCCGACGAAGAAGAGTTCCAATTCAAGAACACCACCGCCAACAAATCAAGCTTCCTCCAGTTGAACACAAGAGGGAATAATTTGTAtagcaataacaataacaaatccAAGGTTCACGAATGTTCCATTTGCGGAGCTGAATTTACATCTGGACAGGCACTTGGTGGACATATGAGGCGGCACCGAGCTCCGGTGGGGACTAACACTAACACTAACACTAACACCACGCTTTCGCTGACCACCACCACCACGGCGGCCGCGATGGAAGCAGATGAGGAGCAGCCTAAGAAGAAGACGAAGGTGTTGTCTTTGGATTTGGATCTCAACCTTCCGGCACCGGAAGATCAAGATCAAAGGGAATCCAAGTTTGCCTTTGTATCCAAGCAACCACCAACGCAACCGCAACCGCAACCGCAGAAGCAGCAACCACAAACAAGTCTTGTCTTCTCTACTACACCAGCTTTGGTGGATTGTCATTACTGA